GGTCTTCGGCTGGCAATACGATATCGGCGAGCACTTCAAGATCGGCTCCGACGTGTCCTTCGACATCGTCTTCAACGAGAACAACGTCGCCTTCCTGACCCGGCTGATGCCGGTGGTCGTGAAATGGGCCTTCTAGGCCCGCGACCGGCGCCAAAAAGCCGTTGACTTGGGTGGGGGGCGCCGATTAGTCCCCACGACCATGGGCAGCATCATCGACGGCAAGGCGGTCAGCGAGAAAATTCGCGCGGAAATCAAGCAAGGCGTCTCGGAGCTCTTCGCGGCGAAGGGCCTGCGTCCCGGTCTGGCCGTCGTCCTGGTTGGCGAGGACCCCGCCAGCCAGATCTACGTGCGCAACAAGACCAAGGCCTGCGAGGACGTCGGCATCGCCGGCTTCCAGCACAGCCTGCCCGCGGACACGAAGGCGGAGGACCTGATCGCCCTCGTCCGCAGGCTGAACGAGGACCCCAAGGTCCACGGCATCTTGGTTCAGCTGCCCCTGCCTCCGGCCCTTAAGGCCCTCGACATTGCTACTTATATTGATCCCCGCAAGGACGTCGACGGGCTTCACCCCCTGAATATCGGCAACCTGGTCACCGGCCGGGAGGGTTTTCGCTCCTGCACGCCCTTCGGCGCCATGAAGCTCCTCGAGTCCATCGGCTTCGAGCTGCAAGGCAAGCACGCCGTCGTGGTCGGGCGCAGCAACATCGTCGGAAAGCCGATGGGCATGATGCTGCTCGAAAAGAACGCCACGGTCACTTATTGCCACTCCCGTACTCCTGACCTGGCCGCCGAAGTGCGCCGCGCCGACGTGGTCGTCGCCGCCGTCGGGGTCCCCGAGCTGGTGAAGGGCTCCTGGCTCAAACCGGGGGCGGTGGTGATCGACGTCGGCATCAATCGCAAGGCCGACAAGAAGATCGTCGGAGACGTCGAGTTCGCCTCGGCCATCGAGCAGGCCGCCTACGTGACGCCCGTGCCGGGCGGCGTGGGGCCCATGACTATCACCATGTTATTGTGGAACACCCTGCTGGCCGCGCGTCGCTTTTCCGAATCCAGGTAAAATAAGTGCTTCATGACCAGACTTAAAGAAGAACTACAATCCGGACGCTTCGTCGTGACCTCCGAGATCGCGCCGCCCAAGGGCCCGGACTTAAGCGACTTCCTCGAGAAGGCGCGCCTGGTGAAGGACCGCGTGGTGGCGATCAACGTCACGGACAACCAGCGGGCGATCATGCGCCTCTCCTCTCTGGTGGCCAGCGCGGCCCTGGTGCGCGAGGGCATCGAGCCCA
This genomic stretch from Deltaproteobacteria bacterium PRO3 harbors:
- the folD gene encoding bifunctional methylenetetrahydrofolate dehydrogenase/methenyltetrahydrofolate cyclohydrolase FolD, with the translated sequence MGSIIDGKAVSEKIRAEIKQGVSELFAAKGLRPGLAVVLVGEDPASQIYVRNKTKACEDVGIAGFQHSLPADTKAEDLIALVRRLNEDPKVHGILVQLPLPPALKALDIATYIDPRKDVDGLHPLNIGNLVTGREGFRSCTPFGAMKLLESIGFELQGKHAVVVGRSNIVGKPMGMMLLEKNATVTYCHSRTPDLAAEVRRADVVVAAVGVPELVKGSWLKPGAVVIDVGINRKADKKIVGDVEFASAIEQAAYVTPVPGGVGPMTITMLLWNTLLAARRFSESR